In Debaryomyces hansenii CBS767 chromosome A complete sequence, a genomic segment contains:
- a CDS encoding DEHA2D03520p (similar to uniprot|P05150 Saccharomyces cerevisiae YJL088W ARG3 Ornithine carbamoyltransferase), with protein sequence MSPRHLVSIQDLSVQELESLVEQATNFKAQYKSNENAQENHNKLLGKVIALLFSKRSTRTRISTEGAAAFFGAHAMFLGKDDIQLGVNESLYDTTRVISSMTSCIFARVNKHQEILDLCKDSSVPIINSLCDRYHPLQAITDILSIKESFNGNIKGLKLAWIGDANNVINDLSIAALKSGMNVSIAIPGSISFDSLIADKANQIAKELNVSFEIVNEPAKALNGANVIVTDTWISMGEEAEKQNKLKQFNDFQITKDLISRGNVNSDWRFMHCLPRHQEEVDDEIFYSDNSIVFEEAENRLYAAMAVIDEFVVGNKTVSK encoded by the coding sequence atgtcCCCTCGTCATTTAGTAAGCATCCAGGATTTACTGGTCCAAGAATTAGAGTCTTTAGTTGAACAAGCTACAAATTTCAAAGCACAATATAAATCTAACGAGAATGCTCAAGAAAACCACAATAAGTTATTAGGAAAGGTGATCGCATTATTGTTTTCCAAGAGATCTACCAGAACAAGAATCAGCACAGAAGGAGCAGCAGCATTTTTTGGTGCCCATGCTATGTTTTTGGGTAAGGACGATATTCAGTTAGGTGTTAATGAATCGTTGTACGACACAACCAGAGTCATCTCGTCAATGACATCATGTATTTTTGCCAGGGTTAACAAACACCAGGAAATATTAGATTTGTGCAAGGATTCATCCGTGCCAATAATTAACTCATTGTGTGATAGATATCATCCGTTGCAAGCCATAACTGATATTTTGTCGATAAAGGAATCGTTCAATGGTAACATAAAAGGGTTGAAATTGGCTTGGATAGGAGATGCAAACAACGTTATTAACGATTTGAGCATTGCAGCTTTGAAGCTGGGTATGAATGTGAGCATTGCCATTCCAGGTTCAATAAGCTTTGATTCTCTCATAGCCGATAAAGCTAACCAAATAGCTAAAGAATTGAACGTTAGTTTTGAGATCGTTAATGAACCAGCAAAAGCTTTGAATGGCGCCAATGTCATAGTAACAGATACATGGATATCTATGGGAGAAGAGGCAGAAAAGCAAAACAAATTGAAACAGTTCAATGATTTCCAAATCACTAAGGACCTAATTTCAAGGGGAAATGTGAATTCTGATTGGAGGTTCATGCATTGTTTACCAAGACATCAAGAAGAGGTAGACGACGAGATTTTCTATAGTGATAACTCAATTGTTTTTGAAGAAGCGGAAAACAGATTATATGCTGCAATGGCAGTCATTGATGAATTCGTTGTTGGGAATAAGACtgtatcaaaataa
- a CDS encoding DEHA2D03498p (similar to uniprot|P09880 Saccharomyces cerevisiae YJL087c TRL1 tRNA ligase) translates to MFVPLDPAHDTTDDVKDLINELEESTLLKKYGRCKKFTNIINNTDSEITSWKFNEWDYYSKNDKKLPCNARGLFTVNNEIVVRGYDKFFNVNEVPETKFDFLKNNTTGPYDLTLKENGCIIFISGLSNGDLVVCSKHSTGQRDDLTRNHAIQGEIEIEKQLNKIHKSKRDLGLLLYSLNITAVTELCNDEFEEHVLPYSKDASGLYLHGLNFNTIKFKTYPIQKVNAFATEWGFKTVDYFQKNSFEDLWKCLQEAAKTGTFDSREVEGFVIRCHLNGDDFFFKFKFEEPYLLYRQFREVTKSLISNKLPISAIMAKVKKHKYITLKYLDFIKVLFANEPSYKDNFLKGFGIIKIRQLFLKENGLNATSGIELIEYDSLDNKLKELSLNDEPTSYKYVLIPISTIGCGKTTVFQTILNLFPNWAHVQNDNIANNSTKNKLVVQCLTELARSETSLVFCDRNNHQKRERQQLFDQFLSLKDMYLSADIGLRFIAINFVDVSLDKQELFDVTYDRISKRGDNHQSIKFNTDAKLANQVMNGFIKRFQRVDINQEPDNQFDLVINMKISEDSSFFNSKTIIEELKQFPGLVDAMPSDADIKNSFKKALDYKPDFTKTFGKPEKNKKKDASSPQPKKTKKSIVYYGVRIDMQKFKSIVDSKLGSNPAWAELNNIGRVQDEFHVTLSHASAAKKDQVQIDIWENLNKKFDSEFILSKYEGKDVMTLDFYCDIKLNKLIIAKDTLICVDSSIVKSFDANHEVVELKCSNTYPHITIGTMEPEIKPFQSNIILTQLFDKHGYDLQNGSYEIEGSTIVDVINFDDSVIFEKMMCFAHF, encoded by the coding sequence ATGTTTGTACCCCTAGACCCAGCCCATGATACAACAGACGATGTTAAGGAtcttattaatgaattggaagaaagTACATTGTTAAAAAAATACGGAAGATGTAAGAAATTTACCAACATCATCAACAATACTGATAGTGAAATAACTAGTTGGAAATTTAACGAATGGGATTATTATAGCaaaaatgataagaaaTTACCATGTAATGCTAGAGGTTTATTCACAGTTAATAACGAGATCGTTGTCAGAGGTTATgacaaatttttcaacgtCAATGAGGTCCCTGAAACCAAATTCgacttcttgaagaataataCAACTGGCCCATATGATTTAACACTAAAAGAAAATGGGTGcattatattcatatcAGGTTTGCTGAATGGTGACCTTGTTGTCTGTTCGAAACATTCGACAGGTCAAAGAGATGACTTAACTAGGAACCATGCCATTCAAGGTGAAATCGAGATTgaaaaacaattaaataaaattcacAAGTCAAAAAGAGACTTGGGGCTTTTGTTGTATAGTTTGAATATTACCGCAGTAACAGAATTATGTAATGATGAGTTTGAAGAGCACGTATTGCCATACTCAAAGGACGCTTCCGGCTTATATTTGCATGGATTAAACTTCAATACCATAAAATTCAAGACTTATCCAATTCAAAAAGTAAACGCATTTGCTACTGAATGGGGATTCAAAACTGTCGACTactttcaaaagaattcGTTCGAAGACCTTTGGAAGTGCTTACAAGAAGCAGCAAAAACGGGCACTTTCGATAGTCGTGAAGTTGAAGGTTTTGTTATCAGATGTCACTTGAATGGCGAtgattttttcttcaagtttaAGTTTGAAGAACCTTACTTACTATACAGACAATTCAGAGAAGTCACTAAAAGTTTAATAAGCAATAAATTACCTATTAGTGCAATTATGGCGAAAGTTAAAAAGCATAAATACATCACTTTAAAGTATCTCGATTTCATTAAGGTATTATTTGCTAACGAACCATCTTATAAAGACAACTTTTTGAAAGGATttggtattattaaaataagacaattgtttttgaaagaaaatgggTTGAATGCAACAAGTGGAATTGAGTTAATCGAATATGATAGTTTAGATAACAAGCTCAaagaattatcattaaatgATGAACCCACTTCATACAAGTATGTGTTAATACCTATTTCCACAATTGGGTGTGGTAAGACTACAGTATTCCAAACAATACTTAACTTATTCCCAAATTGGGCTCATGTTCAGAACGATAATAtagcaaataattctaccaaaaataaattagttGTTCAATGTTTAACAGAATTAGCACGATCTGAAACATCTTTAGTATTTTGTGATAGGAATAACCATCAGAAAAGAGAGCGTCAACAACTATTTGACCAGTTTCTCAGCTTGAAAGATATGTATTTATCGGCAGATATTGGCTTAAGGTTCATTGCCATTAATTTCGTGGATGTTTCTTTAgataaacaagaattattcGATGTCACGTATGACAGAATTAGTAAAAGAGGTGATAACCATCaatcaatcaaattcaacacAGATGCGAAGTTAGCAAATCAAGTAATGAACGGATTCATTaaaagatttcaaagaGTGGATATCAACCAAGAACCTGATAACCAATTTGATTTAGTtataaatatgaagatCTCCGAagattcttctttctttaattcgAAGactattattgaagaattgaaacaattcCCTGGATTGGTTGATGCTATGCCGTCGGACGCTGATATTAAAAACAGTTTCAAGAAGGCGCTAGATTATAAACCTGATTTCACGAAGACTTTTGGGAAGCctgaaaagaataaaaaaaagGATGCGAGTTCTCCCCAACCGAAAAAGACAAAGAAGAGCATAGTATATTACGGTGTTCGAATTGATATGCAGAAATTCAAAAGTATTGTTGATTCTAAATTAGGGTCCAATCCAGCTTGGGCcgaattaaataatattggtaGAGTTCAAGATGAGTTCCACGTTACGTTATCTCATGCTAGCGCTGCAAAAAAAGATCAAGTGcaaattgatatttgggaaaacttgaataaaaaGTTCGACTCAGAATTTATCTTGAGCAAATATGAAGGAAAGGATGTTATGACGTTAGACTTTTATTGtgatattaaattaaataaattaatcatAGCGAAGGATACCTTGATATGTGttgattcttcaattgtaAAATCGTTTGATGCAAACCATGAAGTTGTTGAACTCAAGTGTTCAAATACGTATCCTCATATCACTATAGGTACAATGGAACCTGAAATTAAACCGTTTCAATCGAACATAATCCTCACccaattatttgataagcATGGTTATGATTTACAGAATGGAAGCTATGAAATCGAAGGCTCTACAATAGTTGAtgttattaattttgacGATAGTGTAATATTTGAGAAGATGATGTGCTTTGCtcatttttaa
- a CDS encoding DEHA2D03476p (no similarity), which yields MDDGHGIINYARPPNSPYLDSGLARECINMALGILKACRRLVEGLSRAYALVCKDALRLIV from the coding sequence ATGGATGATGGGCATGgaattataaattatgCCCGACCACCGAACCTGCCGTATTTGGACTCTGGGCTCGCTCGGGAATGCATAAATATGGCTTTGGGGATATTGAAAGCTTGTCGCAGGCTTGTCGAAGGCTTGTCGCGGGCTTATGCATTGGTATGTAAGGATGCGCTCCGTCTAATTGTATAG
- a CDS encoding DEHA2D03454p (some similarities with uniprot|P53147 Saccharomyces cerevisiae YGL096W TOS8 Target of SBF): MSVLRNMSNVQNNKVSLPSISNILRESGPVYQQPYGGSYQRYDVGPPPPLEARFGAYEGARFGPRYEMGARYETLPRYEGSPRYAVSPRSDISPRYDAARIPVSPRYETSAPYGPRYEGMSRPSFDITPRYGAPTHERHRAVSSEASLPVAGVVPTHFKSDEPKYAVKTMTNAGVCKRKTRNNLPKETTYILINWLNDHLNHPYPNSFEKNQLMIATGLNHQQLSNWFINARRRKIKMLKEQRKLNS; this comes from the coding sequence ATGTCAGTGTTGAGAAACATGAGTAACGTACAGAATAACAAAGTTAGTTTACCATCGATATCCAATATACTCCGTGAGTCAGGACCGGTGTATCAGCAACCATATGGAGGATCGTACCAAAGGTACGACGTAGGACCTCCACCTCCATTGGAGGCACGTTTTGGGGCCTACGAAGGTGCCAGATTTGGCCCACGCTATGAGATGGGAGCCAGATATGAAACCTTGCCTCGGTATGAAGGGTCACCTAGGTATGCTGTGTCACCCAGATCTGATATTTCGCCTAGATACGATGCTGCAAGGATTCCTGTTTCACCCAGATACGAAACTTCAGCTCCTTATGGGCCTAGATATGAGGGTATGTCTCGCCCCAGCTTCGACATCACCCCTAGATACGGAGCCCCAACTCACGAGAGACATAGAGCAGTGTCTTCTGAGGCATCGTTACCAGTTGCCGGAGTAGTTCCAACGCACTTCAAGTCAGACGAGCCAAAATATGCAGTTAAAACAATGACCAACGCAGGAGTGTGCAAGCGGAAAACGAGAAACAATCTCCCTAAAGAAACCACCTACATCCTCATAAACTGGTTGAATGACCACCTCAATCACCCTTACCCAAATTCGTTCGAGAAGAACCAGTTGATGATAGCAACTGGATTGAACCATCAGCAATTGCTGAACTGGTTCATCAATGCCAGAAGACgcaaaataaaaatgttaAAGGAACAAAggaaattaaattcataa
- a CDS encoding DEHA2D03542p (no similarity) — translation MSEFQLGNSGLSAVTDQYSNFYSACVYPIPSQEQLNRSIERATTIWYIAIEFVVLWARMVLDIHSGNIVTFWKDWV, via the coding sequence ATGTCTGAATTCCAATTGGGTAATTCAGGATTAAGCGCGGTAACAGATCAGTATTCTAATTTTTACTCTGCTTGTGTATATCCAATACCAAGTCAGGAACAATTAAACAGATCAATTGAAAGAGCTACAACAATATGGTATATTGCTATTGAATTCGTTGTTCTATGGGCTCGGATGGTTCTTGATATTCATTCTGGCAATATAGTAACATTCTGGAAGGATTGGGTCTAA